The Bombus vancouverensis nearcticus chromosome 2, iyBomVanc1_principal, whole genome shotgun sequence genome window below encodes:
- the LOC117163920 gene encoding uncharacterized protein LOC117163920 yields the protein MNIKNPMFVIEYEYILHESTKEEEYENCRIACTIDDTMFICLSNSNIRRCISNYGKVEIYNLVKISVSRQNINSVDIDLDLPNLREFDISYNRLDEFPNSKFIKNVEILNISFNNIKLLHVEETLLSLKELDISWNLLMYCLQCISIFITYIPNMCKLKIHENHFNDITDPQLVEYLLHTYLSKLQFVNNCNCKDLNLSQNYFPCAFNMCKLNNKWHKKLVYLKYNTLKNMEEIKLLEKKNIEKARYIHISQNLIAASNILKGLKNVQELCATCCLLPIFSFAKPLKYLIKLNLGSNFISILDDFTQENFPMLKYLDLTNNLITNLESMGSFHTLQEFYCGNNEIRNIAQIDNVKTWQTLHVIDFCNNPISTDTLYKKFIIFHLSNIEVSKTFSFSGYINI from the exons ATGAACATAAAAAATCCTATGTTTGTAATagaatatgaatatatattacatgAATCAACAAAg GAAGAAGAATATGAAAATTGCAGAATTGCATGTACCATAGATGATACAATGTTTATATGTTTATCCAATTCCAATATTAGACGATGTATTAGCAATTATGGAAAAGTAGAAATATATAATCTTGTAAAAATATCTGTTTCTAGACAAAATATAAATTCAGTTGACATAGATTTAGACTTGCCTAACTTAAGAGAATTTGATATTTCTTATAATCGATTGGATGAATTTCCAaattcaaaatttataaaaaatgtggaaatattaaatataagctttaataacataaaattattacatGTTGAGGAAACCTTACTTTCACTAAAAGAACTGGATATATCATGGAACTTATTAATGTATTGTCTTCAATGTATTAGTATTTTTATAACTTATATACCCAACATGTGTAAGCTGAAGATACATGAAAATCATTTCAATGATATTACTGATCCTCAATTAGTAGAATActtattacatacatatttatcaaaattacaatttgttaataattgtaattgtaaagATCTTAATTTATCCCAAAATTATTTTCCATGTGCTTTTAATATGTGTAAACTAAATAATAAATGgcataaaaaattagtttatttgaaatataatacaTTGAAAAATATGGAAGAGATAAAATTActggagaagaaaaatatagaaaaagcaAGATATATTCATATATCACAAAATCTTATTGCAGCATCAAACATCTTGAAAGGATTAAAGAATGTACAAGAGCTTTGTGCTACTTGTTGTTTGTTGCCCATATTTTCTTTTGCAAAACCTTTAAAGTATCTGATTAAATTGAATCTTGGAAGTaactttatttcaattttggACGATTTCACTCAAGAAAATTTTCCAATGTTAAAATACCTAGATTTGACTAATAATCTAATAACAAATTTGGAATCAATGGGATCATTCCATACATTACAAGAATTTTACTGTGGAAATAATGAAATAAGAAACATAGCACAAATAGACAATGTTAAAACTTGGCAAACATTACATGTTATAGATTTTTGTAATAATCCAATAAGTACAGatacattatataaaaaatttattatatttcacttgaGTAACATTGAAGTAAGTAAAACCTTTAGTTTTTCTggatacataaatatttaa
- the LOC117163922 gene encoding uncharacterized protein LOC117163922: protein MNYCGNINFVEYNIDSENTVIQLCKQFLQASLCSVMKEGIGIIDLRLHKVTKVSNKEIDLLNTCKNKNLQLDECSSMILKILASPGVTDIQKWPFNYFQTDLLIKEEIIVTNCLAAADCDWLNKVFSTKKNTNILSFYNICEKQRVCVLIQTPIFNSIEK, encoded by the exons ATGAATTATtgtggaaatataaattttgttgaaTACAATATTGATTcagaaaatacagttattcAGTTATGTAAACAATTCTTGCAAGCATCATTGTGTTCAGTTATGAAAGA GGGCATAGGTATAATAGATTTAAGATTACATAAAGTAACAAAAGTAAGCAATAAAGAAATTGATCTATTAAATActtgcaaaaataaaaatttgcaattGGATGAATGCAGCAGCatgattttaaaaattttagcttCGCCTGGGGTAACAGATATTCAAAAATGGCCCTTTAACTATTTTCAAACTGATTTACTGATtaaa gaAGAAATAATAGTAACTAATTGCTTGGCAGCAGCAGACTGTGACTGGTTAAATAAAGTTTTTTCAacaaagaaaaatacaaatatcctaAGCTTCTATAATATTTGCGAAAAACAACGTGTTTGTGTACTTATACAAACGCCAATTTTCAACTCTATTGAAAAGTAA